The following is a genomic window from bacterium.
GGACATCGATCTATGGAATGATCGCGCCAACGCCGTCACCCTGATGACCCTGCACAGCGCCAAGGGCCTGGAGTTTGAAGTGGTGTTTATCGCCGGCCTCGAAGAAGGCCTTTTTCCGATCAGCCGGAGTTTATCCGATCAGGTGGCTCTGGAGGAGGAACGGAGATTGTTCTATGTCGGCGCCACTCGAGCCAAAGAAAAATTATATCTCTCCTGGGCGAAGAGCCGGCGACGGTTCGGCGATCGCAGCATGAGCCCGGCGTCCCGTTTTTTGAAGGAGCTGGACGAGGCGTTCATCACCGTAGAGATGCCGTATGTGCCTGCCGCAAAAACCGAAACCTTCCGGCGGCCCACTGCCAGGCCCGACCCCATGCCGGATTATGAAAACGAATCGCAGGAACCGATTGAGCTGCGCATCGGCCTACGCGTCCGCCACCCGACTTTTGGCAAAGGAACCATCCTTAAAATGGAACACACGCATGGAACCGTCAAACTCGCCGTGTTGTTTGATCTGTATGGCGAGAAACGGTTGGTGTTGCCGTATGCAAAATTGGAGATTCTTTGATCATGAACAAAGCCTTATGCATCCTGTTGCTGAGCAGTTCACTCCTGTTCGGGCAATCCGGCCTGATCCAGGAGGAACAAGATTTTCGTTTTGCCGAGCAACTGTCCACCAAGGGCATGCAGGATCTGGCCGGCTTGCAGTATGTGAAATACGCCGAAACCTATCCGTCCAGTCCGCGTGCGCCGGAAGCGTTGTTTCGCGCTGCGGAGAGTTATCAACTGCTCAAAGATACAGCCC
Proteins encoded in this region:
- a CDS encoding ATP-binding domain-containing protein, giving the protein DVLAYLRLLVNPADALSLRRIINYPPRGLGDTTVARVEAYAAEKEIKIIEALAQAEHIAGIPKKTVDKLSDFYEFVNKYTDLQSRLSPKELAAGLVDELGILRQFKEENTYESLNRMENVRELLNAIAEFAQIAGPEAKLEHFLESVTLSADIDLWNDRANAVTLMTLHSAKGLEFEVVFIAGLEEGLFPISRSLSDQVALEEERRLFYVGATRAKEKLYLSWAKSRRRFGDRSMSPASRFLKELDEAFITVEMPYVPAAKTETFRRPTARPDPMPDYENESQEPIELRIGLRVRHPTFGKGTILKMEHTHGTVKLAVLFDLYGEKRLVLPYAKLEIL